A stretch of the Poseidonibacter parvus genome encodes the following:
- a CDS encoding FKBP-type peptidyl-prolyl cis-trans isomerase: MSNKVIGIEYNLKDAKTGEQLDSNLGAAPLEFITGKGQIIPGLEAKVETMAANESADVLVEPKDGYGEYNDEAIQTLPTEQFAGIELAEGMSLYGTGEQGETVQVLVKSFNDQEVTIDYNHPMAGRSLMFSVTILSLRDASEEEVQTGVVGGMAAMSGGGCCGGGSSEAAPQSGGCGCN, translated from the coding sequence ATGTCAAATAAAGTTATCGGTATTGAATATAATTTAAAAGACGCAAAAACAGGTGAGCAATTAGACTCTAACCTTGGTGCTGCGCCTTTAGAATTTATTACTGGAAAAGGTCAAATCATTCCAGGTTTAGAAGCAAAAGTTGAAACTATGGCTGCAAATGAATCTGCAGACGTTTTAGTTGAGCCAAAAGATGGTTATGGAGAATACAACGATGAAGCAATTCAAACTTTACCAACTGAGCAATTTGCTGGTATTGAATTAGCTGAAGGTATGTCTTTATACGGAACTGGTGAGCAAGGTGAAACTGTTCAAGTTCTAGTAAAATCATTCAATGATCAAGAAGTTACAATTGATTACAATCACCCAATGGCTGGAAGATCTTTAATGTTCTCAGTTACAATTCTTTCATTAAGAGACGCAAGTGAAGAAGAAGTTCAAACTGGTGTTGTAGGTGGAATGGCTGCTATGAGTGGTGGCGGATGTTGTGGTGGTGGTTCTTCTGAAGCTGCACCTCAGTCTGGTGGATGTGGTTGTAATTAA
- a CDS encoding tetratricopeptide repeat protein, whose amino-acid sequence MNKYILSFLITSTLAVAQEVSVFGAGDLNAKNPYGLNSSEKHILKNQKNLNSLTSKVSDVKLLIDSLNKRIEGLESIYEGDSSKLNSTVLKMNQLMQKVDMSSDVASKNSADTEEIKNVSEQLLNMKEETDKEVKKSISTLKRAVSKLSKLVNKINSQYVSENELKTNMNQFVTRAEFEALKKAVGVKSTSSSKVSSTPVTVAKVEKKNKKLTATDRRNLSASAKEDYKNRNFTKAIPKFEQLVELNYKPAEGNYYLAEMWYVRKKYDLAISHFKKSAILYDQAAYMPTLLLHSAISFEKTNDKENAKSFYSTLIDLYPSSSESKVAKKNLSKL is encoded by the coding sequence ATGAATAAATATATTTTATCTTTTTTAATCACAAGCACTTTAGCTGTAGCCCAAGAGGTTTCAGTTTTTGGTGCAGGTGATTTAAATGCTAAAAATCCTTATGGATTAAACTCTTCTGAAAAACACATTTTAAAGAATCAAAAAAATTTAAATTCTCTAACTTCAAAAGTAAGTGATGTAAAATTGTTAATTGATTCTTTAAATAAAAGAATAGAAGGTTTAGAATCTATTTATGAAGGTGATTCTTCAAAGTTAAATTCAACAGTTTTAAAAATGAATCAATTGATGCAAAAAGTTGATATGTCTTCTGATGTAGCTTCTAAAAATAGTGCAGATACTGAAGAAATTAAAAATGTTTCAGAACAACTTCTAAATATGAAAGAAGAGACTGATAAAGAAGTTAAAAAAAGTATTTCTACTTTAAAACGAGCAGTTTCTAAACTTTCTAAATTAGTTAACAAAATTAATTCTCAGTATGTTTCTGAAAATGAATTAAAAACTAATATGAATCAGTTTGTTACAAGAGCTGAATTTGAAGCTTTAAAAAAAGCTGTAGGTGTTAAATCTACAAGTTCTTCTAAAGTATCTTCAACTCCAGTAACTGTAGCTAAGGTTGAAAAAAAAAATAAAAAATTAACTGCAACAGATAGAAGAAATTTATCTGCTAGTGCAAAAGAAGATTACAAAAATAGAAACTTTACAAAAGCTATTCCAAAATTTGAACAGCTTGTAGAGTTAAATTATAAACCAGCAGAAGGTAATTATTACCTTGCTGAAATGTGGTATGTAAGAAAGAAATATGATCTTGCAATAAGTCATTTTAAAAAATCTGCGATTCTTTATGATCAAGCAGCTTATATGCCTACATTATTATTGCACAGTGCTATCTCATTTGAGAAAACAAACGATAAAGAAAATGCAAAAAGCTTTTATAGTACTTTAATAGATCTTTATCCAAGTTCATCTGAGTCTAAAGTAGCAAAGAAAAATTTATCAAAATTATAA
- a CDS encoding OmpA family protein, with the protein MKKISIYSFLVASVLFTTGCSEKNVDMTVDNTPKQVVDNSESALNTIPDTTINEITDGSFSMAGEADNGVYYIINGKKVLIENVYFGFNKYDLTSSMKDVVMSNANKLSAVNPTSTIKVTGNTDEWGTDEYNYALGLKRAKVVKDVLVNNGVAANVSLVTLGESNPTCTSKTTACWQKNRRVEHALSK; encoded by the coding sequence ATGAAAAAAATTAGTATTTACTCTTTTCTAGTAGCATCTGTTTTATTTACAACAGGTTGTAGTGAAAAAAATGTTGACATGACTGTTGACAATACGCCAAAGCAAGTTGTTGATAATTCAGAATCAGCGTTAAACACAATTCCAGATACAACTATCAATGAAATTACTGACGGTTCTTTCTCAATGGCTGGTGAAGCTGATAATGGTGTTTATTACATTATTAATGGTAAAAAAGTATTAATTGAAAATGTATACTTTGGATTTAATAAATATGACTTAACATCTTCAATGAAAGATGTAGTAATGTCAAATGCAAATAAATTATCAGCAGTTAATCCTACTTCAACTATTAAAGTTACAGGTAATACTGATGAGTGGGGAACTGATGAGTATAACTATGCTTTAGGTTTAAAAAGAGCAAAAGTTGTTAAAGACGTATTAGTAAACAATGGTGTTGCTGCAAATGTTTCTTTAGTTACATTAGGTGAAAGTAATCCAACTTGTACTTCTAAGACTACTGCTTGTTGGCAAAAAAACAGAAGAGTTGAACACGCTCTTAGTAAATAG
- the tolB gene encoding Tol-Pal system protein TolB — protein sequence MKKILLITLLIISTAFAAVDAKLEIVKNANTLPKILISVASDTVEISTLSKIKDLLSKDLEISGHFEVLNIQNIIKYEELPDINTLSTQGVDLYLNLSAVKNVSGGYSLLTKLYDINAQAMILEKSFTTSRENRYPFLAHRTAISINDHFKAPSIKWMDKFVIYSVYQGAGKANIMIGDYTLTYRKTIVQGGLNIFPKWASSDQKSIYYTSYNYAKPTLVKLNIFTREKKVIMNSDGMIAASDVSNDASKVLITASPSGQPDIYSYNVNTGSKTRVTTYSGIDVGGQYIEDDSRIVFVSDRLGSPNIFAKSINSRGVEKLVYHSKNNSSATAFKDNIVYASKDKNNELGTRAFNLYLMSTKSDDLKRLTSSGTNQFPKFSPDGESLLFIKNYNGVSSIGIIRLNFNKSYLFPSKNGRIQSIDW from the coding sequence ATGAAAAAAATATTACTAATAACACTACTAATAATAAGCACAGCTTTTGCAGCAGTAGATGCAAAACTTGAAATTGTAAAAAATGCAAACACACTACCAAAAATTTTAATATCAGTTGCAAGTGACACTGTAGAAATATCTACACTTTCAAAAATAAAAGATTTACTTTCTAAAGATTTAGAAATAAGTGGACATTTTGAAGTTTTAAATATTCAAAATATTATTAAATATGAAGAACTACCTGATATAAATACATTATCAACTCAAGGTGTTGATTTATATTTAAACTTATCAGCTGTTAAAAATGTTTCAGGTGGATATTCACTTCTTACAAAACTGTATGATATAAATGCACAAGCTATGATTTTAGAAAAAAGTTTTACAACTTCAAGAGAGAATAGGTATCCATTTTTAGCACATAGAACAGCAATATCTATTAATGATCACTTCAAGGCTCCAAGTATTAAATGGATGGATAAATTTGTAATTTACTCTGTATATCAAGGTGCTGGAAAAGCTAATATTATGATTGGTGATTATACTTTAACTTATAGAAAAACTATTGTTCAAGGTGGATTAAATATTTTCCCAAAATGGGCAAGTTCTGATCAAAAAAGTATTTATTATACATCTTATAATTATGCAAAACCTACACTTGTAAAACTAAATATTTTTACAAGAGAAAAGAAAGTTATCATGAATTCAGATGGTATGATTGCAGCTTCAGATGTTAGTAATGATGCATCAAAAGTATTAATAACAGCATCTCCATCAGGACAACCTGATATTTATTCTTATAATGTAAATACTGGATCTAAAACTAGAGTTACAACTTACAGTGGTATTGATGTTGGTGGACAATATATAGAAGATGATAGTAGAATTGTATTTGTTTCAGATAGACTTGGAAGTCCAAATATCTTTGCAAAAAGTATTAATTCTCGTGGTGTTGAAAAATTAGTTTACCATAGTAAAAACAACTCTTCAGCAACTGCATTTAAAGATAATATTGTTTATGCAAGTAAAGATAAAAATAATGAATTAGGAACAAGAGCTTTTAATTTATATTTAATGTCAACAAAATCTGATGATTTAAAAAGATTAACTTCAAGTGGAACAAACCAATTTCCAAAGTTTTCACCAGATGGTGAATCACTTTTATTTATAAAAAACTATAATGGTGTAAGTTCAATAGGAATTATTAGATTAAATTTCAATAAGTCTTATTTATTTCCATCTAAAAATGGTAGAATTCAATCAATTGATTGGTAA
- a CDS encoding TonB C-terminal domain-containing protein — translation MQNKSSFLISGIISFSFYIFICALVVYYVTKPPVKKYTTKTTATVLELDVIVEKSDKKRIEKKEDKKIEKKEEVVVEKAASKAAEKKPDLKSLFANVKTKSKTVAKKEVNKVVKSIDPKRFKSKFEKQKKSSNVKLDKLLNDKKTTTNVRSSSKSKSKESNEYFSQVSALLDAWVPLIRQDNLTATVLVIISPNGSFDYRFSKYSGNSDFDISLKAFLEEQKSIMYPKPKRGKKVQINVDFKSKG, via the coding sequence ATGCAAAATAAATCCTCTTTTTTAATTTCAGGAATAATATCTTTTTCTTTTTACATTTTTATTTGTGCTTTAGTAGTTTACTATGTTACAAAACCACCAGTAAAAAAATATACTACAAAAACAACAGCAACAGTTTTAGAACTTGATGTAATAGTTGAAAAAAGTGATAAAAAAAGAATAGAAAAAAAAGAAGATAAAAAAATAGAAAAAAAAGAAGAAGTTGTAGTTGAAAAAGCTGCATCTAAAGCTGCTGAGAAAAAACCTGATTTAAAATCATTATTTGCAAATGTAAAAACAAAAAGCAAAACAGTTGCAAAAAAAGAAGTAAATAAAGTTGTAAAATCTATTGACCCAAAAAGATTTAAATCAAAATTTGAAAAACAAAAAAAATCATCAAATGTAAAACTTGATAAATTGTTGAATGATAAAAAAACTACAACAAATGTTAGAAGTTCAAGCAAAAGTAAAAGTAAAGAAAGCAATGAATACTTTTCACAAGTTTCTGCTTTACTTGATGCTTGGGTTCCACTAATTAGACAAGATAATTTAACAGCTACTGTTCTTGTAATTATAAGTCCAAATGGAAGCTTTGATTATAGATTTTCAAAATATTCAGGAAATAGTGATTTTGATATTTCTTTAAAAGCTTTTTTAGAAGAACAAAAAAGTATAATGTACCCAAAACCTAAAAGAGGTAAAAAAGTTCAAATAAATGTTGACTTTAAATCAAAAGGATAA
- a CDS encoding biopolymer transporter ExbD: MYDFNQKPDLNITPLVDIMLVLLAILMVTAPVIEFEEPINLPSGSKSKQVSDFKKIDILINKDRIVFINKKKYEINNFPDSFLLFVNGKDKNTPVHIRADKTLKYDDIIFVLKSVKESGFFKVALVTDG, encoded by the coding sequence ATGTATGATTTTAATCAAAAACCAGATTTAAATATTACTCCTTTAGTTGATATTATGTTAGTACTTTTAGCAATATTAATGGTAACTGCACCAGTAATAGAGTTTGAAGAACCTATAAATCTTCCAAGTGGAAGCAAATCAAAACAAGTTTCAGATTTCAAAAAAATTGATATTTTAATTAATAAAGATAGAATTGTTTTTATTAATAAAAAGAAATATGAAATTAACAATTTCCCAGATAGTTTTTTATTATTTGTTAATGGTAAAGATAAAAATACACCAGTGCATATACGAGCTGATAAAACATTAAAATATGATGATATTATATTTGTTTTAAAATCAGTAAAAGAGTCTGGATTTTTTAAAGTTGCTTTAGTAACAGATGGTTAA
- a CDS encoding MotA/TolQ/ExbB proton channel family protein gives MSIYLIITIWIFLYRYFSIVALIRNEEKSLESLTSREATFSPLSALNKCANSTNSKELLYACEINIIKEASSGISWLAIISSTSPFIGLFGTVVGILESFAKFSTHSKVAFSVIAPAISEALVATAAGIFVAIFAYTFHQILVRKVYELNTYIKAQSQILIAKG, from the coding sequence TTGTCAATCTACTTAATCATTACGATATGGATTTTCTTATATAGATATTTTTCTATAGTTGCTTTAATTAGAAATGAAGAAAAATCATTAGAATCTTTAACTTCAAGAGAAGCTACATTTTCACCATTATCTGCACTTAATAAATGTGCAAATAGTACAAACTCAAAAGAATTACTTTATGCTTGCGAAATTAATATTATTAAAGAAGCCAGTTCAGGAATTTCTTGGTTAGCTATTATCTCATCTACATCACCATTTATTGGTTTATTTGGAACAGTTGTAGGAATACTAGAATCTTTTGCAAAATTTTCAACTCATTCTAAAGTTGCTTTTTCAGTGATTGCACCAGCAATTAGTGAAGCATTAGTTGCAACAGCTGCAGGTATTTTTGTAGCAATTTTTGCATATACTTTTCACCAAATTTTAGTTAGAAAAGTTTATGAGTTAAATACTTATATCAAGGCTCAATCTCAAATATTAATTGCTAAAGGGTAA
- the atpC gene encoding ATP synthase F1 subunit epsilon, which yields MDTIKLSIVTPNGEIFNDDVKTVTLPGKEGEFGVLPGHSSLVSSLTVGVIIIEKADSTEAVAINWGHVKVDEKSVDVLADGAIALTAGQDSEIAKNIEAAKDLVNSVKDSKVSVASVEARINSFA from the coding sequence ATGGATACAATTAAATTATCAATAGTTACACCTAATGGAGAAATCTTTAACGATGATGTAAAAACCGTAACTCTTCCTGGAAAAGAGGGAGAGTTCGGAGTTTTACCTGGACACTCATCGTTAGTTTCTTCTCTAACAGTTGGCGTAATTATTATTGAAAAAGCTGATTCTACTGAAGCTGTTGCCATAAATTGGGGACATGTTAAAGTTGATGAAAAGTCAGTTGACGTTTTAGCTGATGGTGCAATTGCACTTACAGCTGGACAAGATTCTGAAATTGCTAAAAATATTGAAGCTGCAAAAGATTTAGTTAACTCTGTTAAAGATTCTAAAGTCTCTGTTGCCTCAGTTGAAGCAAGAATTAACTCATTCGCATAA
- the atpD gene encoding F0F1 ATP synthase subunit beta translates to MKGKVIQVMGPVVDVEFDGYLPEINEAIDVVLADANADRLVLEVAAHIGDSRVRTIAMDMTEGLTRGQECNATGGPIKVPVGEAVLGRIFNVIGDPVDEGAAVAEDTPRWSIHRDAPAFEEQSTKTEMFETGIKVVDLLAPYSKGGKVGLFGGAGVGKTVIIMELIHNVAFKHSGYSVFAGVGERTREGNDLYFEMKDSNVLDKVALCYGQMSEPPGARNRIALTGLTMAEYFRDEQGLDVLMFVDNIFRFAQSGSEMSALLGRIPSAVGYQPTLASEMGKLQERITSTNKGSITSVQAVYVPADDLTDPAPASVFAHLDATTVLNRKIAEKGIYPAVDPLDSTSRILSAEVLGQEHYDTARGVQSVLQKYKDLQDIIAILGMDELSEADKLVVSRARKIERYLSQPFFVAEVFTGSPGKYVELKDTIAGFQGILEGKYDDIPEMAFYMVGGIDEVLAKAESLK, encoded by the coding sequence ATGAAAGGTAAAGTTATTCAGGTAATGGGTCCTGTTGTTGATGTAGAATTCGACGGATACCTACCAGAAATAAATGAAGCTATTGACGTAGTATTAGCAGACGCTAATGCTGACAGATTAGTATTAGAAGTTGCTGCACACATTGGTGATAGTAGAGTAAGAACTATTGCAATGGATATGACTGAAGGTTTAACTAGAGGTCAAGAATGTAACGCAACAGGAGGTCCTATTAAGGTTCCTGTTGGTGAAGCTGTATTAGGAAGAATCTTTAACGTAATTGGAGACCCTGTTGATGAGGGTGCTGCTGTTGCTGAAGATACTCCAAGATGGTCTATTCACAGAGACGCTCCTGCATTTGAAGAGCAATCAACTAAAACAGAAATGTTTGAAACTGGAATCAAGGTTGTTGATTTATTAGCTCCTTATTCAAAAGGTGGAAAAGTTGGACTGTTCGGTGGTGCCGGTGTTGGTAAAACAGTTATTATCATGGAATTAATCCATAACGTTGCTTTCAAACATTCAGGATACTCAGTATTCGCAGGTGTTGGTGAAAGAACAAGAGAAGGTAATGACCTTTACTTCGAAATGAAAGATTCTAACGTACTGGACAAAGTTGCATTATGTTATGGTCAAATGAGTGAGCCTCCAGGAGCAAGAAATAGAATTGCATTAACTGGTCTTACAATGGCAGAATACTTCAGAGATGAACAAGGTCTTGACGTATTAATGTTCGTTGATAATATCTTTAGATTTGCACAATCAGGTTCTGAGATGTCAGCATTATTAGGTAGAATTCCTTCAGCTGTTGGTTACCAACCAACACTTGCTTCAGAAATGGGTAAATTACAAGAAAGAATTACATCTACTAATAAAGGTTCAATTACATCTGTACAAGCTGTATATGTTCCTGCGGATGACTTAACAGATCCAGCTCCTGCTTCTGTTTTTGCTCACTTAGATGCAACTACAGTACTTAACAGAAAAATTGCTGAAAAAGGTATTTACCCAGCAGTTGATCCATTAGATTCTACATCAAGAATTTTAAGTGCAGAAGTTTTAGGACAAGAGCATTACGATACTGCAAGAGGTGTTCAATCAGTTCTTCAAAAATACAAAGATTTACAAGATATTATTGCAATTCTTGGTATGGATGAATTATCTGAAGCTGACAAACTTGTTGTTTCTAGAGCTAGAAAAATTGAGAGATATTTATCTCAACCATTCTTCGTTGCAGAAGTATTCACAGGTTCACCAGGTAAATATGTTGAATTAAAAGATACTATTGCTGGATTCCAAGGAATCTTAGAAGGTAAATACGATGATATCCCAGAAATGGCATTCTATATGGTTGGTGGAATCGACGAAGTTTTAGCTAAAGCTGAAAGCTTAAAATAA
- the atpG gene encoding ATP synthase F1 subunit gamma, with the protein MANLKEIKLQIGSVKNTQKTTKAMKLVSSAKLTRTRQLSDQAKSYAGKINDVLSDIATRVSKVQDDGNIGKAFIANDNPKTVDIVFVTADKGLCGGFNMATIKTVSKMMDEYSAKGTTVRLRAAGRKGVDYFNFQGVDLHQSVSDLSSAPEYDRAADFINDVVEDFNNGTTDKVVVVYNGFLNMLTQEIRVRELLPISLENADLSEASSMLNIEPDDDEEVLNELTGKYIDFNMYYALIDSLAAEHSARMQAMEAATKNAKEKVDSLTVEYNKARQAAITTELIEIISGVESLK; encoded by the coding sequence ATGGCTAACTTAAAAGAGATTAAATTACAAATTGGTAGTGTGAAAAACACTCAGAAGACAACTAAAGCTATGAAGCTTGTATCTTCTGCAAAACTTACTCGAACTAGACAACTGTCTGATCAAGCGAAAAGTTATGCAGGTAAGATAAATGATGTTCTTTCTGATATCGCTACTAGAGTTAGCAAAGTTCAAGACGACGGAAACATCGGTAAAGCATTTATCGCCAACGATAATCCAAAAACAGTGGATATTGTTTTTGTAACTGCTGACAAAGGACTTTGTGGTGGTTTTAATATGGCAACAATTAAGACTGTTAGTAAAATGATGGATGAATATAGTGCAAAAGGAACAACAGTTAGATTAAGAGCTGCTGGAAGAAAAGGTGTTGATTACTTTAACTTCCAAGGTGTAGATTTACATCAATCAGTTTCAGATTTATCTTCAGCTCCTGAGTACGATAGAGCAGCAGATTTTATTAATGATGTTGTAGAAGACTTTAATAATGGTACTACTGATAAAGTAGTAGTTGTTTATAATGGATTCTTAAACATGCTAACTCAAGAAATTAGAGTTAGAGAATTGTTACCAATTAGCTTAGAAAATGCGGATTTAAGTGAAGCAAGTTCTATGTTAAATATTGAACCAGATGATGATGAAGAAGTATTAAATGAATTAACAGGTAAATATATTGATTTCAATATGTATTACGCTCTTATTGACTCTTTAGCTGCTGAACATTCTGCAAGAATGCAAGCAATGGAAGCTGCAACTAAAAATGCAAAAGAGAAAGTTGATTCTTTAACAGTAGAATATAACAAAGCTAGACAAGCTGCAATTACAACAGAGTTAATCGAAATTATCTCTGGTGTAGAATCATTAAAATAA
- the atpA gene encoding F0F1 ATP synthase subunit alpha, translated as MGTKIQADEISSIIKERIDNFELNVDVNETGKIISYADGVAQVYGLKNVMAGEIVEFENGDKGLTLNLEESSVGVVVLGKGNGLREGSSCKRLGSLLSTPVGPAMAGRVVNALGEPIDGKGAIEATDTKLVEEKAPGIMARKSVHEPLQTGIKAIDALVPIGRGQRELIIGDRQTGKTTVAIDTILNQKGENVQCIYVAIGQKASTVATVVRTLEEAGAMEYTTIVNAGAADSSALQFLAPYTGVTIGEYFRDNGQHALIVYDDLTKHAVAYREMSLLLRRPPGREAFPGDVFYLHSRLLERAAKMSDENGAGSMTALPIIETQAGDVAAYIPTNVISITDGQIFLETNLFNSGIRPAINVGLSVSRVGGAAQIKATKQVAGTLKLSLAQFRELEAFAQFASDLDEATRKELELGQRMVEVLKQGVSAPLVIQKQIVILYAGVKGYLNDVAVGDVVRFEAELHAFFEQKYTNILDAIKSKKKLDDETEAELKAALEEFKTVFSAN; from the coding sequence ATGGGTACAAAAATTCAAGCTGATGAAATCAGTTCGATCATAAAAGAAAGAATTGATAACTTTGAATTAAACGTAGATGTAAATGAAACTGGTAAAATCATCTCTTATGCAGATGGTGTTGCTCAAGTTTACGGTCTAAAAAATGTTATGGCTGGAGAGATTGTTGAGTTTGAAAATGGAGACAAAGGTCTTACATTAAACTTAGAAGAATCTTCTGTTGGTGTTGTTGTTCTTGGAAAAGGTAATGGTTTAAGAGAAGGAAGTTCTTGTAAAAGACTTGGTTCTTTATTATCTACTCCTGTAGGTCCTGCAATGGCTGGTAGAGTTGTTAATGCTCTTGGTGAACCAATTGATGGTAAAGGTGCTATTGAAGCAACTGATACTAAATTAGTTGAAGAAAAAGCACCAGGAATCATGGCTAGAAAATCAGTTCATGAACCATTACAAACTGGTATTAAAGCAATTGATGCACTTGTTCCAATCGGAAGAGGGCAAAGAGAACTTATTATTGGTGATAGACAAACTGGTAAAACTACAGTTGCTATTGATACTATTCTTAACCAAAAAGGTGAGAATGTTCAATGTATTTATGTAGCAATCGGACAAAAAGCATCAACTGTTGCAACAGTTGTTAGAACATTAGAAGAAGCTGGAGCAATGGAATATACTACTATTGTAAATGCTGGCGCTGCTGATTCTTCTGCATTACAATTCTTAGCACCATATACAGGTGTTACAATTGGTGAGTACTTTAGAGATAATGGTCAACATGCGTTAATCGTATATGATGATTTAACTAAACATGCCGTTGCATATAGAGAAATGTCATTATTATTAAGAAGACCTCCAGGTCGAGAAGCATTCCCAGGGGATGTATTCTACCTACACTCAAGATTACTTGAGAGAGCTGCTAAAATGTCAGATGAAAATGGTGCTGGGTCTATGACTGCATTACCAATCATTGAAACACAAGCAGGGGATGTTGCTGCATATATTCCAACAAACGTAATTTCAATTACTGATGGACAAATCTTCTTAGAAACTAACCTGTTTAACTCAGGAATTAGACCTGCAATTAATGTTGGTTTATCAGTATCTAGAGTTGGTGGAGCTGCACAAATTAAAGCTACTAAGCAAGTTGCTGGTACTTTAAAATTATCTTTAGCACAATTTAGAGAGCTTGAAGCATTCGCACAGTTTGCATCAGATCTTGATGAAGCTACAAGAAAAGAGCTTGAGCTTGGTCAAAGAATGGTTGAAGTATTAAAGCAAGGTGTTAGTGCTCCTTTAGTAATTCAAAAACAAATTGTTATTCTTTATGCTGGTGTAAAAGGTTATTTAAATGATGTTGCTGTTGGTGACGTTGTTAGATTCGAAGCTGAATTACATGCATTCTTTGAACAAAAATATACTAATATTTTAGATGCAATTAAATCTAAGAAAAAATTAGACGATGAAACTGAAGCAGAATTAAAAGCTGCATTAGAAGAATTTAAAACTGTATTTAGTGCAAACTAA
- a CDS encoding F0F1 ATP synthase subunit delta, translating into MNDLVAKKYVKALVDGRDAKSIAVISNNLNSISSAFSNEKFNSIISSPEVNDSKKVELVISLVKKADQTLTNFINLLGEKRRLEILPFIASELNVQIAKMNNTYVGVVYTNEELSKDYVSSIEKQFSKKFDVKLSLSQNVCDYDGIKVDIDGLGVEISFSKERLKTQMIDHILQAV; encoded by the coding sequence ATGAATGATTTAGTAGCAAAAAAATATGTTAAAGCATTAGTTGACGGAAGAGATGCTAAGAGTATTGCTGTAATTAGTAATAATCTTAATAGTATTTCTTCAGCATTTTCTAATGAAAAATTTAACTCAATTATTTCTTCACCTGAAGTTAATGATAGTAAAAAAGTTGAATTAGTAATTTCATTAGTGAAAAAAGCTGATCAAACTTTAACAAACTTCATCAACTTACTTGGTGAAAAAAGAAGACTAGAAATATTACCATTTATCGCATCAGAACTTAATGTTCAAATTGCAAAAATGAATAATACTTATGTTGGAGTTGTTTACACAAACGAAGAATTATCGAAAGATTACGTTTCTTCAATTGAAAAACAATTTAGTAAAAAATTTGATGTTAAATTATCGTTATCACAAAATGTTTGTGATTATGATGGTATCAAAGTAGATATTGATGGATTAGGTGTTGAAATTTCTTTCTCTAAAGAAAGATTAAAAACGCAAATGATTGATCATATTCTACAAGCAGTTTAG
- a CDS encoding F0F1 ATP synthase subunit B, protein MKRIVLLGLALAPLALFASSEGAVETDIVQRTVNFIIFAGILWYLLADKVKAFFADRSLSIQAELDKVQDTLKASEDKVNAAKKQLEDANKLAAEIVENAKADIDSVKEKVSAAVNSDITNLERNLEEMIKVETSKAKREVVAEVLEELLKSDNIKLSQDELVNIVLKKVA, encoded by the coding sequence ATGAAAAGAATTGTATTACTTGGATTAGCTTTAGCTCCTCTTGCATTATTTGCAAGTAGCGAAGGTGCGGTAGAAACAGATATTGTTCAAAGAACCGTTAACTTTATTATATTTGCTGGAATTTTATGGTATTTACTTGCCGATAAAGTTAAAGCATTTTTCGCCGATAGATCTTTATCTATTCAAGCAGAACTTGACAAAGTACAAGATACTTTAAAAGCTTCTGAAGATAAAGTAAATGCGGCTAAAAAACAATTAGAAGATGCAAATAAACTTGCAGCTGAAATTGTAGAAAACGCTAAAGCTGATATTGATTCTGTAAAAGAAAAAGTATCTGCAGCTGTTAATTCTGATATCACTAACTTAGAGAGAAATCTTGAAGAAATGATTAAAGTTGAAACATCAAAAGCGAAAAGAGAAGTTGTTGCAGAAGTTCTTGAAGAGTTATTAAAATCTGACAATATTAAATTATCTCAAGATGAGTTAGTAAATATTGTTTTAAAGAAGGTAGCTTAA